The Rhodococcus rhodochrous DNA window CGACCTTCGGTGCCGACGCGAGCGACCTCCCGCACGACTGAAACATTACGTCCGGACCTCGACGGTCGGGCGCACTACTTGCGTCCCTCCCCGGTCATGTCCAGGCCGGGCACCGACATCGTGGGCATCGTCTGCGGCTCCTCGGCCGGCACGGCACCCTTCTTGCGTTTTCCGGATCGCAGGCGCTTCTCGAGCCAGATCGCGAACTGCGTCAGCGCGCTGTTGAGGATGATCATGATCGCCGCGACCACCAGCAGCGACGGCAGGTAGTTCTGGAAGAACGCGCCGAGCTGCTGTCCGGAACGCACCACTTCGACATAGCCGATGAGGTAGCCGAGCGCGGAGTCCTTGAGCGCGATCACCATCTGCGACACGATCGCCGGGAGCATGACCGTCACGGCCTGCGGCAGCAGGATCAGCCGCATGAGCTGGTTCTTCCGCATGCCGATGGCGTAGGCGGCCTCGCTCTGGCCGCGCGGGAGCGACCTGATGCCCGCTCGCACGATCTCCGCGATGACCGATCCGTTGTACAGGGTCAGGCCGGTGATGACCGCAGCGAGCGCGAGGTACTCGGACTTGAAGACTCGGTACTCGGCGAACACCTGGTAGGCGAAGATCATCAGGATCAGCACCGGGACAGCGCGGAACAACTCGACGATCGTGCCGGCGATCCCGCGGACCCATCGGTGATCGGACAGACGGGCGATGCCGAGCACCGTGCCGAGGACCAGTGCCAGCACGATCGACGCGACGGCCGCGATGATCGTGCCGCGGATGCCGGGCAGCAGATAGGTGGTCCAGCTGGACGATTCGACGAACGGCTCCCACTTGGCGGCCGTCAGCTGTCCGTTGGCGTCGAGCGCGCGGTAGACGATCCAGCCGACGAGGACGAGGAGCGCGACCACGACCACCGACAGGATCCGGTAGAGCGCCTTGGCGCGGGGCCCGGGTGCGTCGTAGAGAACGGTTCCGTGTGCACTCATCGGGCGACCTCGTATCGCTTGCTGAGCCGGCCGAAGAGCAGGCCGGTGGGAAGGGTGAGGATGACGAACCCGAGCGCGAAGATGCCACCGACGACGAAGATGGCCGCTTCGTTCTCGATCATCGTCTTCATCAGCAGCGAGGCCTCGGACACGCCGATGACGGAGGCGATCGTCGAGTTCTTGGTCAACGCGATGAGCACCGAACCGAGCGGGGCGATGACCGCGCGGAACGCCTGGGGGAGGACGATCAGGCGCAGATTCTGGCTGAAGGTCAGACCCAGCGAGCGGCCGGCCTCCGACTGTCCGAGCGAGACCGTGTTGATGCCCGAGCGGAGCGACTCACACACGAAGGCCGCCGTGTAGACGCTCAGGCCGAGCACGGCGAGCCGGAAGTTGTTGTCCACCAGGAAGGTCGGCGACGACTCGGATGCCAGCTTGATGCCGAGCGTCTGGGACAGACCGAACAGGCAGAAGATGATGATCAGGGTCAGCGGGGTGTTACGGAAGATCGTCACGTAGGCGGCGCCGACGGCACGCGCCACGGGGATGGGAGACACGCGCATCGCAGCAAGGATCGTTCCGAGGATCAGAGCGCCGATCGCCGAGATGACGGTCAACTGGATCGTGGTCCAGAACGCGTCGAGTAGCTGACTGCTGTACTTGCTCAACAGATCCACAGGTCACTCCGGGATCGAGGGGACGGGGTGGGTGTCCGGAACGGTCCGGCCGGTCCGTGAGATCTCACGGACCGGCCGCACCGGCGGACAGGACGGGACTGGCCCGTGCTCGGTAGAGATCGACGCTCAGTAGCGATCGACCTCGGGCTGCTCGGGCAGCTCGTAACCCGAGGCGCCGACCGTCTCCTGGAAGGCGGCCTCCCACGCACCGCTGGCGATCATCTCCTCGATCGCGTCGTTGATCGCGTTGCGCGACTCGTCATCACCCTTGGCGAGACCGATGCCGTAGCGCTCGGTGGTGAACGGCTCACCGACGACCTTGAAGTCGCCCGGGCTCTGCGCGGCGTAGCCGGCGAGGATGATGTCGTCGGTGGTCACCGCGTCGACCGCGCCGTTGCGCAGCGCCTCGACGCACAGCGAGTAGGTGTCGAACTCCTGGAGCTGGACGTCCTGCGCGTAGTTGTCCTTCACGTTCTGGGCCGGGGTCGAACCCGCCACCGAGCACAGGCGCTTGCCGCCGTTGAGCGAGTCGGGTCCGGTGATCTCGGTGTCGTCCGCGCGCACGAGGAGTGACTGGCCCGCGATGAAGTACGGGCCGGCGAAGTCCACCTTCTCCTTGCGGGAATCGGTGATCGAGTAGGTCGCGACGATGTAGTCGACCTCACCGTTCTGGATGAGGGTCTCGCGCTGAGCGGACGGAGCTTCCTTGAACTCGATGTTCTCCTCCGAGACGCCGAGCTGACCGGCGACATACTTGGCGACCTCGACGTCGAACCCGCTGAACGAACCGTCCGGGTTGCGCAGGCCCAGGCCCGGCTGGTCGAACTTGATACCGACCGTCAGGGTGCCGTTCTCCGCGGACTGCGAGACACTGCGCGTCTCGTCGCCACCGCACGCCGTAGCGACCACTGCCACGGCGACGGCGCCGATGCCCAGGCGGATGGAGCGGGACAATTTCATCGAATACCTCCGGTGCGGTTCGGAACTACGTCCGACGGGCCGGGCGGCCCGTCGGATGCGGGAATCAGGTCAGTGACTGAGGATCTTGCCGAGGAAGTCCTTGGCGCGATCGGATTTCGGTGCGGTGAAGAAGGTCTCGGGATCGGTGTCCTCGACGATGCGACCGTCGGCCATGAACAGAACGCGGTCGCCGGCCTTGCGGGCGAATCCCATCTCGTGGGTGACCACGACCATCGTCATGCCCTCCTTCGCGAGGGAGGTCATCACGTCGAGGACCTCCTGGACCATCTCGGGGTCGAGGGCGGAGGTGGGCTCGTCGAACAGCATGACCTTGGGGTTCATCGCGAGCGCGCGTGCGATCGCCACGCGCTGCTGCTGGCCGCCCGACAGCTGCGCCGGGTACTTGTCGGCCTGGTTGGCGATCCCGACGCGGTCGAGCAGCGCCATCGCCGACTCGCGGGCCTGTTCCTTCTTGATCTTGCGCACCTTCGAGGGGCCGAGCATGACGTTCTGGAGGATCGTCTTGTGGGCGAAGAGGTTGAACGACTGGAACACCATGCCGACGTCCGCGCGCAGGCGGGCCAACGCCCGGCCCTCCTCCGGCAGCAGGGTGCCGTCGACGTGGATCTCGCCCGTGTCGATCGGTTCGAGCCGGTTGATGGTGCGGCAGAGGGTCGATTTCCCCGAACCGGACGGGCCGACGACGATGACGACCTGCCCTCGTGGGATCTCGAGGTTGATGTCCTGCAATACGTGCAGGGATCCGAAGTGCTTGTTCACCCCGTTCATGGAGATCATGGACGAGCTGGTGTCCGACTTCTCGGACGGACGATCCGTTCCGGCTGCCGCTGATGTCATATCTGCAGACCCTATGCCGTCCGGCGCCCGAGACTTCGCATTTCGGGACACCTTCGGTGCACGCGTCACGGGATTTTTACGGCACGAGCGGTGACCGACACCTCGACGGGGCTCATGGGGGCAGCGCGTGGAAAGGAGACCGGTCGAGGTGAGATACCCTGAGACGTGTCACTGATCGACGAAGAAGCCCCCCGCACCGGTGCCCGGACCTACGAGGTCCGCACCTACGGCTGCCAGATGAACGTACACGACTCCGAGCGTCTGTCGGGGTTGTTGGAGGACGCCGGCTTCACCAAGGCCGGGCCCGGCGCGTCACCCGATCTGGTGGTCTTCAACACCTGCGCGGTGCGGGAGAACGCCGACAACAAGCTGTACGGCAATCTGAGTCATCTGCGTCCGGTCAAGGACGACAACCCCGACATGCAGATCGCCGTCGGAGGCTGCCTCGCCCAGAAGGACCGCGACACGGTCGTCAAGAAGGCGCCCTGGGTCGACGTGGTCTTCGGCACGCACAACATCGGCAATCTCCCCGCACTGCTCGAACGCGCGCGGCACAACCGCCGTGCCGAGGTCGAGATCCTCGACGCCCTCGAGGCGTTCCCCTCGACGCTGCCCGCCAAGCGCGAGTCGTCGTACGCCGGATGGGTGTCGATCTCCGTCGGCTGCAACAACACGTGCACCTTCTGCATCGTGCCGTCGCTGCGCGGCAAGGAGGTCGACCGGCGCCCGGGCGACATCCTCGCCGAGGTGCAGGCGCTCGTCGACGAGGGCGTGCTCGAGGTGACACTGCTCGGCCAGAACGTCAACTCCTACGGCCGGTCCTTCGCCGATCCGGAGCAGCCCCGCGACCGGGGCGCCTTCGCGTCGCTGCTGCGCGCGTGCGGCGAGATCGAGGGCCTCGAGCGGGTGCGCTTCACGTCCCCGCATCCGGCGGAGTTCACCGACGACGTCATCGACGCGATGGCGCAGACCCCCAACGTGTGCCCGCAGCTGCACATGCCGCTGCAGTCCGGCAGCGACCGGATCCTGCGCGCCATGCGCCGCTCGTACCGCAAGGAACGCTTCCTGGGCATCATCGAGCGGGTCCGTGCCGCGATGCCGCACGCCGCGATCACCACCGACATCATCGTCGGCTTCCCCGGCGAAACCGAGGAGGACTTCCAGCAGACCCTCGAGGTCGTCGAGAAGGCACGGTTCACCAGCGCGTTCACCTTCCAGTACTCGAAGCGCCCCGGCACGCCCGCTGCCGACATGGACGGTCAGCTCCCCAAGGCCGTGGTGCAGGAACGTTACGAGCGCCTGATCGCGCTGCAGGAACGCATCACCCTCGAGGAGAACCGCAAGCTCGTCGGAACCGAGGTCGAACTGCTCGTCGCCGCGGGGGAGGGCCGCAAGAACGCCGAGACCGCCCGGATGAGCGGGCGTGCCCGCGACGGCCGCCTCGTCCACTTCCGTCCCGAGGGCGCGATCGACACCGCGGTGCGTCCCGGCGACGTCATCACGATCGTCGTCAGCGACGCCGCGCCGCACCACCTCGTCGCGGACACCCCGATCCTCACGCACCGCCGTACACGTGCGGGCGACCACTTCGAACAGGGCCGGCTGCCCAAGACACCGCCGATCGGTGTCGGACTCGGACTGCCGCGCATCGGCGTCCCCGACCCGCTGCCGCCTCAGATGGGATGCAACGCATGACCACCGACAAGCCGCACGATCACCACGCGACGGGTGACGTACGCGCCGAACTCGAAGCCGCCGAACGGAAGGTGGCGAGCGACATCGACCCGGGCGCCCGGGCGATGTTCGTCGCGATCGCCGTCCTGATCCTGCTGGCGACCTTCAGCCTGCCCCACGCCGGATCCGCGAACGGGTGGGAGGTGCTGTCCTTCGCCCCGGACGCGACCACCGAGGAGATCGGTCTGCCGTCGCGGCTGTTCGTCGGCTTCGCAGTGGTCTTCGCCGGGCTGGGCTCGATCCTCGCGCTCGTCACCCGCAAGTGGGCGCTCGCGTGGGTGTCCCTGGCCGGATCGGCGGTGACCATCGTCTTCGGCATGCTCGCGATCTGGTCGCGCCAGACCCTGCCCGTCGAGTCGTCCGCCGCGGGACCGGGATTCGGTCTCGTCATCGGCTGGTTCGCCGTCATGGTGATCGTCTTCCACTGGGCCCGCGTGGTGTGGGCGCGGACCTCGGCCCAGCTCGAGGCCGAGGCCGAGTTGCGGAAGGTCGCAGCCCAGCACGAACGGCCCCGCCTGATGCGCGACGACCCCGAGGCCTGACGCCTCCGGCACGAACACGACGATCCCCCTCTCCCGACCGGGAGAGGGGGATCGTCCGTCTCGGATGCCGCGGGGGTCAGCGCTCGCCGACGGCACCTTCGGCCGCGTCGGCCCACTCGCGCCACTGCGCGGCCTGGGCGAGGGCCTTCTCGGCCTCCTTCGCCCGGCCGGCGGCGGTCGCCTTGGCGGCCTGCTCCTCGAACTGGCGCACCCGCTCACGGAACTGGGCCGCACGGGCGAGGGCCTCGGGATCGGTGCGGCGCCACTCGGAATCCGCGGCCTCGCGCACCTTCTTCTCGATGGCCCGCAGACGACCCTCGAGATCGTGCATGCGCTCGCGCGGCACCTTGCCGATCGCCTCCCACTGGTCCTGCAGCTCGCGCAGGCGCGCCCGGGCACCTTCGAGATCGGCCGACGGGTCGATCGAGGAGGCCGCCTCGAGCAGGGCCTCCTTCGCGCGGGCGTTCTCCTCGAACTCGGCGTCGCGCTCGGCGTTCGCGGCGTTGCGTGCGGCGAAGAAGACGTCCTGGGCGCCCTTGAACCGCTTCCACAGCTGGTCGTCGGCGTCCTTCGGTGCCCGTCCGGCCGCCTTCCACTCGGCGAGCAGGTCGCGGAAGGCCGCGGCGGTGGCACCCCAGTCGGTGGAGTTCTGCAGCTCCTCCGCCCGGGCGACGAGTTCTTCCTTGCGGCTCTTCGCCGCGGCGCGCTCGCGGTCGAGTTCGGCGAAGTGGGCCCCGCGACGCCGGTTGAACCCCTCGCGTGCCTTCGAATAGCGACGCCACAACACGTCGTCGACCTTCCGGTCGACCCCGCGGATGGTCTTCCACTCCTCGAGGATCTCGCGCAGCCGGTCGCCCGCAGCCTTCCACTGGGTGGATTCGGCGGCGATCGTCTCGGCCTCGGCCGCGAGGGCCTCCTTGCGGGCCGTGCTCTCGGCGCGCCGACGCTCCTTCTCCTGCTTGGCGAGAGCCGCGGCCTCCTCGGAGTGCTCGATGATCGCGGTGAGCCGGGTGGCGAGCGCATCGAGATCACCGATGACGGCGGCGGTCGGCAGCGACTCGGCCAGTGCCTCGGCGGCCGCGCGGGTCTTCTTCACGTCGGCGGTGCCGGAGGTCAACCGGGTCTCGAGGATCGCCACCTCGGTGGCGAGATCGTCGTAACGGCGTCCGAAGTGCGCGAGGCCCTCGGCGGCGTCGCCTGCCTGCCACGATCCGATGCACCGCTCGCCCTCGCTCGTGCGGACCCATGCGGTGCCGTCCTCGTCGACGCGTCCGAACCGACTCGGATCGCTCGCGGGCACCGCCGGGACGTGGGGGTGCGTCTGGGCCGCGACGGGATGCGGCTTCGGGGGTGCTGCGGTGGAACTGCCGTTCTCTCGGCCCGCAGGGCCGGGCGTCGCAGCATGGGCTCGGGGTGTGGCGGGACCGGGACGCGGGGTCCGCTCCTGCGTCGACTCGCCGGTTCGGTCCTGTGCGTTCGGGTCGCTCATCGATACCTCATCTCTGCCGCGCGGCACGGCTGCCTGGTCGCATGGGTCTACCGCCGGTCGATCCCGGGGCTCCGCGATCGTGTCCGCCCACTATTGAAACAGGTCGTGTCGATGCAGGGCGCCGGGTCCGGTGGACTACGGTTGCCGATGTGTTGACCGCCGCGGCGTTCGTGCCGTCCCCACCGCTGCTCGTGCCCGAGCTGACCGGTCTCGCCGCGTCCGAGACCGACGATCTGCGCGAGGCGGTTCTCGAGGTCGGTCGTAGCCTGTCCGGTGCCACGGAATGGGTGGTCGTGGGAGCCGAGACGGCCGAGCAGACCGTTCCCCCCACCGCGCGCGGGTCCTTCCTCGGCTTCGGTGTCGACGTCACGGTCCAGCTCGGTCCCGAGGCCGCCGGCGAACCCGATCCCGCGCTCGCGTTGACCGCTCTGGTGGCCGGCTGGATCCGCGACCGCACGGCACCCGGCACCCGCGTGACGACCCACGTGGTGGCCGCCGACGCCGCCGCCGCCGACTGCGCCGATCTCGGCCGCGACCTGCGTGCGGAACTCGACCGCGACGATCGGCCGCGAGCGTTGCTCGTCGTCGCGGACGGAGCGACGACCCTCACGGCCAAGGCGCCCGGCGCCTACGATCCGCGTTCGGAGGAGGTCGAGGCGGCCCTGGCCGCGGCGCTCGGCGCCGGCGATCCGGAGGCGCTCGCGGCACTCGACCCCGAGCTGTGTTCGGACATCAAGCTGACCGGACGCGCCGCCTGGCACGTCCTGGCGGCCACCCTCGGCGCGCGCCCGCGTTCGGCGTCCGTCACCTACTCCGCCGCGCCCTACGGCGTGGGCTACCACGTGGGAATCTGGACACCGTGAGCGCAGGAATCACCGGCCCCGCCGACACGCTCGTACCGATCGCGGTGGTGGGCCCCACCGCCACGGGCAAGTCCGATCTCGGACTGGACCTCGCCGAGGCGCTCGGCGGCGAGATCGTCAACATCGACGCGATGCAGCAGTACCGCGGGATGGACATCGGGACGGCCAAGCTGGCACCGGACGAGCGTCGCGGGATCCCGCACCATCAGCTCGACGTCCTCGACGTCACCGAGACCGCGACGGTCGCCCGCTACCAGCAGGCCGCGATCGCCGACGTCGAGGCGATCCTCGGGCGCGGTCGTCTCCCGATCGTCGTCGGCGGATCGATGATGTACGTACAGGCACTGCTCGACGAATGGCAGTTCCCGGCGACGGATCCGCAGGTCCGCGCCAAGTGGGAGGCGGTCCTCGAGACCGAGGGGCTCGCAGCGGTCCACCGGGCGCTGCAGAGCGCCGATCCCGCCGCCGCGGCGACGATCCTGCCCACAGACGGCCGCCGCATGGTCCGCGCGCTCGAGGTCGTCGAACTGACCGGGCAACCGTTCGCGGCGTCGCAGCCGACGATCGGTGAGCCTCGCTGGGGCACCGTGATCCTGGGCGTCGACCGCGACACCGCCGAACTCGACGACCGCATCGCGCGGCGCACCGACCTGATGTTCGAACGGGGCCTCGTCGACGAGGTGCACGGTCTCCTCGAGGTCGGCCTGCACGAGGGTGTCACCGCACGTCGCGCGATCGGCTACGCGCAGGTGCTCGCGTACATCGACGGGGAGTACGACCTCGACCACGCACGCGAGCGGACGTTCATCGGGACCCGCCGCTACGTGCGACGACAACGCTCGTGGTTCCGCCGCGACCCGCGCATCCACTGGCTCGACGGCGCCGACCCCCACCTGCTCGACGTCGCCCGGCGGGCCGTACAGGACGCACGCACATCACCGGCCTCACCAGCCCGATAAGGTAGCGCGCATGGAGTTCAGCAAAGGGCACGGAACCGAGAACGACTTCGTGATCCTTCCCGACCCCGACGCGCGCCTGGACCTCGACGCAGGCCGGATCGCCGCCCTGTGCGACCGGCGCCGCGGGCTCGGTGCCGACGGTGTGCTCCGCGTGGCGCGGGCCGGTGCGCTGGTGTCGGCCGGTGTGCTCGAAGAACTGCCCGAGGGCACCGACGCCGACGACTGGTTCATGGACTACCGCAACGGCGACGGATCCATCGCCGAGATGTGCGGCAACGGTGTGCGGGTGTTCGCGCACTATCTCACCGCGCACGGACTCGAGGACCGCCGCGAGTTCGTCGTCGGCAGCCGGGCGGGAGGCAAGCCCGTCACCGTGCACGAGACCGGACCGGTCCTCGGCGAGGTGACCGTGGACATGGGGACGGTGCGCACCCTCGGCGAGTCGGCGGCGACCATCGACGGGCGGGTCTATCCGGGCATCGGCATCGACGTCGGCAACCCGCACCTCGCGTGCGTGGACCCGCACCTGAACGACACGAGTCTTGCCGGTCTCGACCTCACCTCGCCCGGCTTCGACCCGGGCTTCTTCCCGCACGGGGTCAACATCGAGTTCCTGACCCCGATCGCGGCCGGGACGGTCCACATGCGCGTCCACGAACGCGGCGTGGGGGAGACCCGCTCGTGCGGAACCGGCACGGTGGCCGCGGCCGCTGCGGCCCTGCGCTTCGACGGCGCATCCGACGGCGCGGTGCGGGTGCGGATCCCCGGCGGCTCGGTCGAGGTGCGCATCGAGGACGGTCGCGCCTGGCTGCGCGGGCCGTCGGTGCTGGTCGCGACGGGTGAACTCGACGACACCTGGTGGTCGGCGCCGAACTGATCGGCACCGATCGGGCCAGCTCGGGGTGCACTCGGGTACCCCCGCGGGGATGCGGCAGAAAAACTCGAATGCACCGATTCGGGCTTCGTGACACCATGGAGGTGTATGACGAACACACAGCGCATGCATCGCGCAACCACAGATGACAGCACTCCGACCGCGTACGACGCATCCGGAGGCTGGACCGCCGAGGATCCGTCCGTCGGCGAGATGCAACTCGAAGACCGTAGCGCGTTGCGGCGTGTGGCCGGTCTGTCCACCGAACTCGAGGACATCACCGAGGTCGAATACCGTCAGCTCCGACTCGAGCGTGTCGTGCTCGTCGGTGTCTGGACGGGCGGAACGGCCGCCCAGGCGGAAGCGAGTCTGGCCGAGCTGGCCGCGCTCGCCGAGACCGCGGGCTCCGAGGTCCTCGAAGGTCTGGTCCAGCGTCGCGACCGGCCCGATGCCTCCACCTACATCGGCTCCGGCAAGGCCGACGAACTGCGAGAGATCGTCCTGTCCACCGGCGCCGACACCGTGATCTGCGACGGCGAACTCACCCCCGCCCAGCTCACCGCGCTGGAGAAGGTCGTCAAGGTCAAGGTCATCGACCGGACCGCGCTGATCCTCGACATCTTCGCCCAGCACGCCACCTCGCGGGAGGGCAAGGCACAGGTCTCCCTCGCGCAGATGGAGTACATGCTCCCGCGTCTGCGCGGCTGGGGCGAATCGATGTCGCGGCAGGCCGGTGGCCGTGCCGGCAGCAACGGCGGTGTGGGCCTGCGCGGTCCCGGTGAGACGAAGATCGAGACCGACCGTCGCCGGATCCGTGAGCGGATGGCCAAGCTCCGTCGCGAGATCAAGGCGATGAAGGCCGCGCGCGACACCAAGCGCACCCGGCGTCTGCGCAACAAGATCCCGTCCGTCGCGATCGTCGGATACACCAACGCCGGCAAGTCGAGCCTGCTCAACAAGCTCACCGGCTCCGGTGTCCTGGTGCAGAACGCACTGTTCGCGACCCTCGACCCGACGACCCGCCGGTCGGCGCTGCCCGACGGCCGCGAGTACGTGCTCACCGACACCGTCGGTTTCGTCCGGCACCTCCCGACCCAGCTGGTCGAGGCGTTCCGGTCGACCCTCGAGGAAGTCGCCGACGCCGATGTGCTGCTCCACGTCGTCGACGGCTCCGACCCGATGCCCACCGAGCAGATCAAGGCGGTGCGCGAAGTCGTCACCGAGGTGCTCCGCGAATCGGACGCACCGCCGCCGCCGGAACTGATCGTCGTCAACAAGATCGATGCCGCCGACCCGGTCACCCTGACGCAGTTGCGCAGCGCGATCCCCGGCGCGGTGTTCGTCTCCGCGCACACCGGCGAGGGCGTCGAGGAGTTGCAGACCCATCTCGCGGGTCTGCTCGAGGATCCCGACGTCGAGGTGAAACTGCTCCTGCCGTACACCCGCGGTGATCTGCTCGCGCGCATCCACTCGGACGGTCAGATCCTGTCGTCCGAGCACGAGGTGGACGGCACGCGG harbors:
- a CDS encoding amino acid ABC transporter permease, whose amino-acid sequence is MSAHGTVLYDAPGPRAKALYRILSVVVVALLVLVGWIVYRALDANGQLTAAKWEPFVESSSWTTYLLPGIRGTIIAAVASIVLALVLGTVLGIARLSDHRWVRGIAGTIVELFRAVPVLILMIFAYQVFAEYRVFKSEYLALAAVITGLTLYNGSVIAEIVRAGIRSLPRGQSEAAYAIGMRKNQLMRLILLPQAVTVMLPAIVSQMVIALKDSALGYLIGYVEVVRSGQQLGAFFQNYLPSLLVVAAIMIILNSALTQFAIWLEKRLRSGKRKKGAVPAEEPQTMPTMSVPGLDMTGEGRK
- a CDS encoding amino acid ABC transporter permease — protein: MDLLSKYSSQLLDAFWTTIQLTVISAIGALILGTILAAMRVSPIPVARAVGAAYVTIFRNTPLTLIIIFCLFGLSQTLGIKLASESSPTFLVDNNFRLAVLGLSVYTAAFVCESLRSGINTVSLGQSEAGRSLGLTFSQNLRLIVLPQAFRAVIAPLGSVLIALTKNSTIASVIGVSEASLLMKTMIENEAAIFVVGGIFALGFVILTLPTGLLFGRLSKRYEVAR
- a CDS encoding glutamate ABC transporter substrate-binding protein, with the protein product MKLSRSIRLGIGAVAVAVVATACGGDETRSVSQSAENGTLTVGIKFDQPGLGLRNPDGSFSGFDVEVAKYVAGQLGVSEENIEFKEAPSAQRETLIQNGEVDYIVATYSITDSRKEKVDFAGPYFIAGQSLLVRADDTEITGPDSLNGGKRLCSVAGSTPAQNVKDNYAQDVQLQEFDTYSLCVEALRNGAVDAVTTDDIILAGYAAQSPGDFKVVGEPFTTERYGIGLAKGDDESRNAINDAIEEMIASGAWEAAFQETVGASGYELPEQPEVDRY
- the gluA gene encoding glutamate ABC transporter ATP-binding protein GluA encodes the protein MISMNGVNKHFGSLHVLQDINLEIPRGQVVIVVGPSGSGKSTLCRTINRLEPIDTGEIHVDGTLLPEEGRALARLRADVGMVFQSFNLFAHKTILQNVMLGPSKVRKIKKEQARESAMALLDRVGIANQADKYPAQLSGGQQQRVAIARALAMNPKVMLFDEPTSALDPEMVQEVLDVMTSLAKEGMTMVVVTHEMGFARKAGDRVLFMADGRIVEDTDPETFFTAPKSDRAKDFLGKILSH
- the miaB gene encoding tRNA (N6-isopentenyl adenosine(37)-C2)-methylthiotransferase MiaB, which encodes MSLIDEEAPRTGARTYEVRTYGCQMNVHDSERLSGLLEDAGFTKAGPGASPDLVVFNTCAVRENADNKLYGNLSHLRPVKDDNPDMQIAVGGCLAQKDRDTVVKKAPWVDVVFGTHNIGNLPALLERARHNRRAEVEILDALEAFPSTLPAKRESSYAGWVSISVGCNNTCTFCIVPSLRGKEVDRRPGDILAEVQALVDEGVLEVTLLGQNVNSYGRSFADPEQPRDRGAFASLLRACGEIEGLERVRFTSPHPAEFTDDVIDAMAQTPNVCPQLHMPLQSGSDRILRAMRRSYRKERFLGIIERVRAAMPHAAITTDIIVGFPGETEEDFQQTLEVVEKARFTSAFTFQYSKRPGTPAADMDGQLPKAVVQERYERLIALQERITLEENRKLVGTEVELLVAAGEGRKNAETARMSGRARDGRLVHFRPEGAIDTAVRPGDVITIVVSDAAPHHLVADTPILTHRRTRAGDHFEQGRLPKTPPIGVGLGLPRIGVPDPLPPQMGCNA
- a CDS encoding Rv2732c family membrane protein, which translates into the protein MQRMTTDKPHDHHATGDVRAELEAAERKVASDIDPGARAMFVAIAVLILLATFSLPHAGSANGWEVLSFAPDATTEEIGLPSRLFVGFAVVFAGLGSILALVTRKWALAWVSLAGSAVTIVFGMLAIWSRQTLPVESSAAGPGFGLVIGWFAVMVIVFHWARVVWARTSAQLEAEAELRKVAAQHERPRLMRDDPEA
- a CDS encoding DUF349 domain-containing protein, with protein sequence MSDPNAQDRTGESTQERTPRPGPATPRAHAATPGPAGRENGSSTAAPPKPHPVAAQTHPHVPAVPASDPSRFGRVDEDGTAWVRTSEGERCIGSWQAGDAAEGLAHFGRRYDDLATEVAILETRLTSGTADVKKTRAAAEALAESLPTAAVIGDLDALATRLTAIIEHSEEAAALAKQEKERRRAESTARKEALAAEAETIAAESTQWKAAGDRLREILEEWKTIRGVDRKVDDVLWRRYSKAREGFNRRRGAHFAELDRERAAAKSRKEELVARAEELQNSTDWGATAAAFRDLLAEWKAAGRAPKDADDQLWKRFKGAQDVFFAARNAANAERDAEFEENARAKEALLEAASSIDPSADLEGARARLRELQDQWEAIGKVPRERMHDLEGRLRAIEKKVREAADSEWRRTDPEALARAAQFRERVRQFEEQAAKATAAGRAKEAEKALAQAAQWREWADAAEGAVGER
- a CDS encoding class III extradiol ring-cleavage dioxygenase family protein → MLTAAAFVPSPPLLVPELTGLAASETDDLREAVLEVGRSLSGATEWVVVGAETAEQTVPPTARGSFLGFGVDVTVQLGPEAAGEPDPALALTALVAGWIRDRTAPGTRVTTHVVAADAAAADCADLGRDLRAELDRDDRPRALLVVADGATTLTAKAPGAYDPRSEEVEAALAAALGAGDPEALAALDPELCSDIKLTGRAAWHVLAATLGARPRSASVTYSAAPYGVGYHVGIWTP
- the miaA gene encoding tRNA (adenosine(37)-N6)-dimethylallyltransferase MiaA; this encodes MSAGITGPADTLVPIAVVGPTATGKSDLGLDLAEALGGEIVNIDAMQQYRGMDIGTAKLAPDERRGIPHHQLDVLDVTETATVARYQQAAIADVEAILGRGRLPIVVGGSMMYVQALLDEWQFPATDPQVRAKWEAVLETEGLAAVHRALQSADPAAAATILPTDGRRMVRALEVVELTGQPFAASQPTIGEPRWGTVILGVDRDTAELDDRIARRTDLMFERGLVDEVHGLLEVGLHEGVTARRAIGYAQVLAYIDGEYDLDHARERTFIGTRRYVRRQRSWFRRDPRIHWLDGADPHLLDVARRAVQDARTSPASPAR
- the dapF gene encoding diaminopimelate epimerase — encoded protein: MEFSKGHGTENDFVILPDPDARLDLDAGRIAALCDRRRGLGADGVLRVARAGALVSAGVLEELPEGTDADDWFMDYRNGDGSIAEMCGNGVRVFAHYLTAHGLEDRREFVVGSRAGGKPVTVHETGPVLGEVTVDMGTVRTLGESAATIDGRVYPGIGIDVGNPHLACVDPHLNDTSLAGLDLTSPGFDPGFFPHGVNIEFLTPIAAGTVHMRVHERGVGETRSCGTGTVAAAAAALRFDGASDGAVRVRIPGGSVEVRIEDGRAWLRGPSVLVATGELDDTWWSAPN
- the hflX gene encoding GTPase HflX; the protein is MTNTQRMHRATTDDSTPTAYDASGGWTAEDPSVGEMQLEDRSALRRVAGLSTELEDITEVEYRQLRLERVVLVGVWTGGTAAQAEASLAELAALAETAGSEVLEGLVQRRDRPDASTYIGSGKADELREIVLSTGADTVICDGELTPAQLTALEKVVKVKVIDRTALILDIFAQHATSREGKAQVSLAQMEYMLPRLRGWGESMSRQAGGRAGSNGGVGLRGPGETKIETDRRRIRERMAKLRREIKAMKAARDTKRTRRLRNKIPSVAIVGYTNAGKSSLLNKLTGSGVLVQNALFATLDPTTRRSALPDGREYVLTDTVGFVRHLPTQLVEAFRSTLEEVADADVLLHVVDGSDPMPTEQIKAVREVVTEVLRESDAPPPPELIVVNKIDAADPVTLTQLRSAIPGAVFVSAHTGEGVEELQTHLAGLLEDPDVEVKLLLPYTRGDLLARIHSDGQILSSEHEVDGTRVHAKVPAALASALVDFAA